Genomic segment of Pseudomonadota bacterium:
ATACCGGCGTCGCCACGGTGGTCGCACACCCCAGCCGGTTCACCGCCGAGCCCCACCTCAAGCGCCCGGTGTGGGAGTCGCTCAAACAGCTGGAGTCGGCGATCCGCGGTGCCTGAGAATGCAGGTTCGACGCCGGTTCGTCTGTTGCGGCCGATGCAGTACACCGACCTCGACACCGTGGTGGAGATCGAGTGTGCCGCGCACATCACGCCCTGGAGTTCGGCAACCCTGCGCGAATGCCTGCGCGTGGGCTACGACTGCGAGCTGTTACTGGAGCACGGCAAGGGGATGGGCTTCTCGATTGCCCGCACCGGCCCGGACGACACGGAGTTGCTGAACCTGTGCGTGCACCCCGACCACCAGGGCGGCGGCCGTGGGCAGCACCTGCTCGATGCGGTGATCGCGCGGGCGCGCCGCCACGGCGTCGAGCGCGTGCTGCTGGACGTGCGCGAGGGCAACGGACCCGCACGGACCCTGTATGCCAAGAACGGTTTCCAGGCGATCGGGCTCCGGCCGGGCTACTACGGGCTGGCCGACGGTGGGCGCGAACACGCGGTTGTCATGGCCTTGCTGCTGGGCAGCTGAACCCGTGTACCGTGCGTGACGTTGAGCGTCAGGGCCTTGGCATGCCGGTCGGCCCAGCACACCCGAGGCAACTTCGTTAGAATGCGCGCTGTTGCTCGACGAGTGGACTCCATGCTCACGGTAGACAAGCTGTGCAAGCACTT
This window contains:
- the rimI gene encoding ribosomal protein S18-alanine N-acetyltransferase, with amino-acid sequence MPENAGSTPVRLLRPMQYTDLDTVVEIECAAHITPWSSATLRECLRVGYDCELLLEHGKGMGFSIARTGPDDTELLNLCVHPDHQGGGRGQHLLDAVIARARRHGVERVLLDVREGNGPARTLYAKNGFQAIGLRPGYYGLADGGREHAVVMALLLGS